One genomic window of Eptesicus fuscus isolate TK198812 chromosome 6, DD_ASM_mEF_20220401, whole genome shotgun sequence includes the following:
- the LOC129149406 gene encoding zinc finger protein 14-like isoform X2 → MDSVAFEDVNVEFTMEEWAFLDPTQKKLYTDVMLETFWNLASVACILEEKGEDHDTEDKYEYHGMNLSHTVERVCTRKDGIRCRENFSQIPSHNEKRETPIEIKQPKVTLCRQIFMLYLSLNNHLSSHIGPNLYLCQEYDENPYEDKEAEETFRHPHNIRSNEGSPCGKAFYYSTSLRNHERTHTAERRYECKVCGKVFSYSTSLQNHKRTHTGEKPYDCKQCGKAFFTLRAFRYHERIHTGVKPYECKQCGKAFMVLSTLQRHERIHTGEKPYKCKHCGKTFANVSSVHCHERIHTGEKPYECKHCGKAFLALGALRHHERIHTGEKPYKCNHCGKAFSYASSLRCHEKIHTGTKSYECKQCGKAFFALASLQRHERIHTGEKPYECKHCGKTFANVSSVHCHERIHTGEKPYECKQCGKAFVALGNLRHHERIHTGEKPYKCKHCDKCFANLTSLRCHVGIHTGEEPYKCKYCGKAFSSVTYLQCHERIHTGEKPYECQQCGEAFCLSQSLRRHKNMHSGGKSYECKQCGKAFVALDTLQYHERTHTGEKPNECQQCGKDFSCTSHLQRHKRTHNGKRTHE, encoded by the exons GACTCAGTGGCCTTTGAGGATGTTAATGTGGAGTTCACCATGGAGGAATGGGCTTTCCTGGATCCCACCCAGAAGAAACTCTACACAGATGTGATGCTGGAAACCTTCTGGAACCTGGCATCAGTAG CATGTATCTTAGAAGAAAAAGGTGAAGACCATGACACTGAAGATAAGTATGAATATCATGGGATGAATCTTAG TCATACGGTAGAGAGAGTCTGTACCAGGAAGGATGGTATTCGATGCAGAGAAAACTTCAGCCAGATTCCAAGTCATAATGAAAAGAGGGAAACTCCTATTGAAATAAAACAACCTAAAGTCACCTTGTGTAGGCAAATATTCATGCTTTACTTATCCTTGAATAATCACTTGAGCTCTCATATTGGACCCAACCTATACCTGTGTCAAGAATATGACGAAAACCCTTATGAAGATAAGGAAGCTGAGGAAACTTTCAGGCATCCCCACAATATTCGAAGCAATGAAGGCAGCCCCTGTGGGAAAGCTTTCTACTATTCAACCTCCCTTAGAAATCATGAAAGAACTCATACTGCGGAAAGACGCTATGAATGTAAAGTTTGTGGTAAAGTTTTCTCTTATTCAACTTCCCTCCAAAATCATAAAAGAActcatactggggaaaaaccGTATGATTGTAAACAGTGTGGAAAAGCCTTCTTTACTCTACGTGCCTTCCGATATCATGAAAGAATTCATACTGGGgtaaaaccctatgaatgtaagcaatgtgggaaagctttcatGGTTCTAAGTACCCTCCAACGTCACGAAAGAAttcatactggggaaaaaccctatAAATGTAAACATTGTGGCAAAACTTTCGCTAATGTATCTTCTGTCCATTGTCATGAAAGAAttcatactggggaaaaaccctatgaatgtaagcattGTGGCAAAGCTTTCCTTGCTCTAGGTGCCCTCCGACATCATGAAAGAAttcatactggggaaaaaccttataaatgtaaCCATTGTGGTAAAGCTTTCTCTTATGCATCTTCTCTCCGATGTCATGAAAAAATTCATACTGGGACAAAAtcctatgaatgtaagcaatgtgggaaagctttcttTGCTCTAGCTTCCCTCCAACGTCATGAAAGAATTCATACAGgggaaaaaccctatgaatgtaagcattGTGGCAAAACTTTCGCTAATGTATCGTCTGTCCATTGTCATGAAAGAAttcatactggggaaaaaccctatgaatgtaagcaatgtgggaaagcttttgtTGCTCTAGGTAACCTCCGACATCATGAAAGAAttcatactggggaaaaaccctatAAATGTAAGCATTGTGACAAATGTTTTGCTAATCTAACTTCCCTTCGATGTCATGTAGGAATTCATACTGGGGAAGAACCCTATAAATGTAAGTATTGTGGTAAAGCTTTCTCTTCTGTAACTTACCTCCAATGTCATGAAAGAAttcatactggggaaaaaccctatgaatgtcaGCAATGTGGAGAGGCTTTTTGTCTTTCCCAATCTCTTAGACGTCATAAAAATATGCATAGTGGGGGCAAAtcctatgaatgtaagcaatgtgggaaagctttcgtTGCTCTAGATACCCTCCAATATCATGAAAGAActcatactggggaaaaacccAATGAATGTCAGCAATGTGGGAAAGACTTCAGTTGTACCTCACATCTTCAAAGACATAAAAGAACTCACAATGGAAAGAGGACTCATGAATAA
- the LOC129149406 gene encoding zinc finger protein 14-like isoform X1, which translates to MDSVAFEDVNVEFTMEEWAFLDPTQKKLYTDVMLETFWNLASVACILEEKGEDHDTEDKYEYHGMNLSSHTVERVCTRKDGIRCRENFSQIPSHNEKRETPIEIKQPKVTLCRQIFMLYLSLNNHLSSHIGPNLYLCQEYDENPYEDKEAEETFRHPHNIRSNEGSPCGKAFYYSTSLRNHERTHTAERRYECKVCGKVFSYSTSLQNHKRTHTGEKPYDCKQCGKAFFTLRAFRYHERIHTGVKPYECKQCGKAFMVLSTLQRHERIHTGEKPYKCKHCGKTFANVSSVHCHERIHTGEKPYECKHCGKAFLALGALRHHERIHTGEKPYKCNHCGKAFSYASSLRCHEKIHTGTKSYECKQCGKAFFALASLQRHERIHTGEKPYECKHCGKTFANVSSVHCHERIHTGEKPYECKQCGKAFVALGNLRHHERIHTGEKPYKCKHCDKCFANLTSLRCHVGIHTGEEPYKCKYCGKAFSSVTYLQCHERIHTGEKPYECQQCGEAFCLSQSLRRHKNMHSGGKSYECKQCGKAFVALDTLQYHERTHTGEKPNECQQCGKDFSCTSHLQRHKRTHNGKRTHE; encoded by the exons GACTCAGTGGCCTTTGAGGATGTTAATGTGGAGTTCACCATGGAGGAATGGGCTTTCCTGGATCCCACCCAGAAGAAACTCTACACAGATGTGATGCTGGAAACCTTCTGGAACCTGGCATCAGTAG CATGTATCTTAGAAGAAAAAGGTGAAGACCATGACACTGAAGATAAGTATGAATATCATGGGATGAATCTTAG CAGTCATACGGTAGAGAGAGTCTGTACCAGGAAGGATGGTATTCGATGCAGAGAAAACTTCAGCCAGATTCCAAGTCATAATGAAAAGAGGGAAACTCCTATTGAAATAAAACAACCTAAAGTCACCTTGTGTAGGCAAATATTCATGCTTTACTTATCCTTGAATAATCACTTGAGCTCTCATATTGGACCCAACCTATACCTGTGTCAAGAATATGACGAAAACCCTTATGAAGATAAGGAAGCTGAGGAAACTTTCAGGCATCCCCACAATATTCGAAGCAATGAAGGCAGCCCCTGTGGGAAAGCTTTCTACTATTCAACCTCCCTTAGAAATCATGAAAGAACTCATACTGCGGAAAGACGCTATGAATGTAAAGTTTGTGGTAAAGTTTTCTCTTATTCAACTTCCCTCCAAAATCATAAAAGAActcatactggggaaaaaccGTATGATTGTAAACAGTGTGGAAAAGCCTTCTTTACTCTACGTGCCTTCCGATATCATGAAAGAATTCATACTGGGgtaaaaccctatgaatgtaagcaatgtgggaaagctttcatGGTTCTAAGTACCCTCCAACGTCACGAAAGAAttcatactggggaaaaaccctatAAATGTAAACATTGTGGCAAAACTTTCGCTAATGTATCTTCTGTCCATTGTCATGAAAGAAttcatactggggaaaaaccctatgaatgtaagcattGTGGCAAAGCTTTCCTTGCTCTAGGTGCCCTCCGACATCATGAAAGAAttcatactggggaaaaaccttataaatgtaaCCATTGTGGTAAAGCTTTCTCTTATGCATCTTCTCTCCGATGTCATGAAAAAATTCATACTGGGACAAAAtcctatgaatgtaagcaatgtgggaaagctttcttTGCTCTAGCTTCCCTCCAACGTCATGAAAGAATTCATACAGgggaaaaaccctatgaatgtaagcattGTGGCAAAACTTTCGCTAATGTATCGTCTGTCCATTGTCATGAAAGAAttcatactggggaaaaaccctatgaatgtaagcaatgtgggaaagcttttgtTGCTCTAGGTAACCTCCGACATCATGAAAGAAttcatactggggaaaaaccctatAAATGTAAGCATTGTGACAAATGTTTTGCTAATCTAACTTCCCTTCGATGTCATGTAGGAATTCATACTGGGGAAGAACCCTATAAATGTAAGTATTGTGGTAAAGCTTTCTCTTCTGTAACTTACCTCCAATGTCATGAAAGAAttcatactggggaaaaaccctatgaatgtcaGCAATGTGGAGAGGCTTTTTGTCTTTCCCAATCTCTTAGACGTCATAAAAATATGCATAGTGGGGGCAAAtcctatgaatgtaagcaatgtgggaaagctttcgtTGCTCTAGATACCCTCCAATATCATGAAAGAActcatactggggaaaaacccAATGAATGTCAGCAATGTGGGAAAGACTTCAGTTGTACCTCACATCTTCAAAGACATAAAAGAACTCACAATGGAAAGAGGACTCATGAATAA
- the LOC129149406 gene encoding zinc finger protein 14-like isoform X3, protein MEEWAFLDPTQKKLYTDVMLETFWNLASVACILEEKGEDHDTEDKYEYHGMNLSSHTVERVCTRKDGIRCRENFSQIPSHNEKRETPIEIKQPKVTLCRQIFMLYLSLNNHLSSHIGPNLYLCQEYDENPYEDKEAEETFRHPHNIRSNEGSPCGKAFYYSTSLRNHERTHTAERRYECKVCGKVFSYSTSLQNHKRTHTGEKPYDCKQCGKAFFTLRAFRYHERIHTGVKPYECKQCGKAFMVLSTLQRHERIHTGEKPYKCKHCGKTFANVSSVHCHERIHTGEKPYECKHCGKAFLALGALRHHERIHTGEKPYKCNHCGKAFSYASSLRCHEKIHTGTKSYECKQCGKAFFALASLQRHERIHTGEKPYECKHCGKTFANVSSVHCHERIHTGEKPYECKQCGKAFVALGNLRHHERIHTGEKPYKCKHCDKCFANLTSLRCHVGIHTGEEPYKCKYCGKAFSSVTYLQCHERIHTGEKPYECQQCGEAFCLSQSLRRHKNMHSGGKSYECKQCGKAFVALDTLQYHERTHTGEKPNECQQCGKDFSCTSHLQRHKRTHNGKRTHE, encoded by the exons ATGGAGGAATGGGCTTTCCTGGATCCCACCCAGAAGAAACTCTACACAGATGTGATGCTGGAAACCTTCTGGAACCTGGCATCAGTAG CATGTATCTTAGAAGAAAAAGGTGAAGACCATGACACTGAAGATAAGTATGAATATCATGGGATGAATCTTAG CAGTCATACGGTAGAGAGAGTCTGTACCAGGAAGGATGGTATTCGATGCAGAGAAAACTTCAGCCAGATTCCAAGTCATAATGAAAAGAGGGAAACTCCTATTGAAATAAAACAACCTAAAGTCACCTTGTGTAGGCAAATATTCATGCTTTACTTATCCTTGAATAATCACTTGAGCTCTCATATTGGACCCAACCTATACCTGTGTCAAGAATATGACGAAAACCCTTATGAAGATAAGGAAGCTGAGGAAACTTTCAGGCATCCCCACAATATTCGAAGCAATGAAGGCAGCCCCTGTGGGAAAGCTTTCTACTATTCAACCTCCCTTAGAAATCATGAAAGAACTCATACTGCGGAAAGACGCTATGAATGTAAAGTTTGTGGTAAAGTTTTCTCTTATTCAACTTCCCTCCAAAATCATAAAAGAActcatactggggaaaaaccGTATGATTGTAAACAGTGTGGAAAAGCCTTCTTTACTCTACGTGCCTTCCGATATCATGAAAGAATTCATACTGGGgtaaaaccctatgaatgtaagcaatgtgggaaagctttcatGGTTCTAAGTACCCTCCAACGTCACGAAAGAAttcatactggggaaaaaccctatAAATGTAAACATTGTGGCAAAACTTTCGCTAATGTATCTTCTGTCCATTGTCATGAAAGAAttcatactggggaaaaaccctatgaatgtaagcattGTGGCAAAGCTTTCCTTGCTCTAGGTGCCCTCCGACATCATGAAAGAAttcatactggggaaaaaccttataaatgtaaCCATTGTGGTAAAGCTTTCTCTTATGCATCTTCTCTCCGATGTCATGAAAAAATTCATACTGGGACAAAAtcctatgaatgtaagcaatgtgggaaagctttcttTGCTCTAGCTTCCCTCCAACGTCATGAAAGAATTCATACAGgggaaaaaccctatgaatgtaagcattGTGGCAAAACTTTCGCTAATGTATCGTCTGTCCATTGTCATGAAAGAAttcatactggggaaaaaccctatgaatgtaagcaatgtgggaaagcttttgtTGCTCTAGGTAACCTCCGACATCATGAAAGAAttcatactggggaaaaaccctatAAATGTAAGCATTGTGACAAATGTTTTGCTAATCTAACTTCCCTTCGATGTCATGTAGGAATTCATACTGGGGAAGAACCCTATAAATGTAAGTATTGTGGTAAAGCTTTCTCTTCTGTAACTTACCTCCAATGTCATGAAAGAAttcatactggggaaaaaccctatgaatgtcaGCAATGTGGAGAGGCTTTTTGTCTTTCCCAATCTCTTAGACGTCATAAAAATATGCATAGTGGGGGCAAAtcctatgaatgtaagcaatgtgggaaagctttcgtTGCTCTAGATACCCTCCAATATCATGAAAGAActcatactggggaaaaacccAATGAATGTCAGCAATGTGGGAAAGACTTCAGTTGTACCTCACATCTTCAAAGACATAAAAGAACTCACAATGGAAAGAGGACTCATGAATAA
- the LOC129149406 gene encoding zinc finger protein 14-like isoform X5, producing MGFPGSHPEETLHRCDAGNLLEPGISSSHTVERVCTRKDGIRCRENFSQIPSHNEKRETPIEIKQPKVTLCRQIFMLYLSLNNHLSSHIGPNLYLCQEYDENPYEDKEAEETFRHPHNIRSNEGSPCGKAFYYSTSLRNHERTHTAERRYECKVCGKVFSYSTSLQNHKRTHTGEKPYDCKQCGKAFFTLRAFRYHERIHTGVKPYECKQCGKAFMVLSTLQRHERIHTGEKPYKCKHCGKTFANVSSVHCHERIHTGEKPYECKHCGKAFLALGALRHHERIHTGEKPYKCNHCGKAFSYASSLRCHEKIHTGTKSYECKQCGKAFFALASLQRHERIHTGEKPYECKHCGKTFANVSSVHCHERIHTGEKPYECKQCGKAFVALGNLRHHERIHTGEKPYKCKHCDKCFANLTSLRCHVGIHTGEEPYKCKYCGKAFSSVTYLQCHERIHTGEKPYECQQCGEAFCLSQSLRRHKNMHSGGKSYECKQCGKAFVALDTLQYHERTHTGEKPNECQQCGKDFSCTSHLQRHKRTHNGKRTHE from the exons ATGGGCTTTCCTGGATCCCACCCAGAAGAAACTCTACACAGATGTGATGCTGGAAACCTTCTGGAACCTGGCATCAGTAG CAGTCATACGGTAGAGAGAGTCTGTACCAGGAAGGATGGTATTCGATGCAGAGAAAACTTCAGCCAGATTCCAAGTCATAATGAAAAGAGGGAAACTCCTATTGAAATAAAACAACCTAAAGTCACCTTGTGTAGGCAAATATTCATGCTTTACTTATCCTTGAATAATCACTTGAGCTCTCATATTGGACCCAACCTATACCTGTGTCAAGAATATGACGAAAACCCTTATGAAGATAAGGAAGCTGAGGAAACTTTCAGGCATCCCCACAATATTCGAAGCAATGAAGGCAGCCCCTGTGGGAAAGCTTTCTACTATTCAACCTCCCTTAGAAATCATGAAAGAACTCATACTGCGGAAAGACGCTATGAATGTAAAGTTTGTGGTAAAGTTTTCTCTTATTCAACTTCCCTCCAAAATCATAAAAGAActcatactggggaaaaaccGTATGATTGTAAACAGTGTGGAAAAGCCTTCTTTACTCTACGTGCCTTCCGATATCATGAAAGAATTCATACTGGGgtaaaaccctatgaatgtaagcaatgtgggaaagctttcatGGTTCTAAGTACCCTCCAACGTCACGAAAGAAttcatactggggaaaaaccctatAAATGTAAACATTGTGGCAAAACTTTCGCTAATGTATCTTCTGTCCATTGTCATGAAAGAAttcatactggggaaaaaccctatgaatgtaagcattGTGGCAAAGCTTTCCTTGCTCTAGGTGCCCTCCGACATCATGAAAGAAttcatactggggaaaaaccttataaatgtaaCCATTGTGGTAAAGCTTTCTCTTATGCATCTTCTCTCCGATGTCATGAAAAAATTCATACTGGGACAAAAtcctatgaatgtaagcaatgtgggaaagctttcttTGCTCTAGCTTCCCTCCAACGTCATGAAAGAATTCATACAGgggaaaaaccctatgaatgtaagcattGTGGCAAAACTTTCGCTAATGTATCGTCTGTCCATTGTCATGAAAGAAttcatactggggaaaaaccctatgaatgtaagcaatgtgggaaagcttttgtTGCTCTAGGTAACCTCCGACATCATGAAAGAAttcatactggggaaaaaccctatAAATGTAAGCATTGTGACAAATGTTTTGCTAATCTAACTTCCCTTCGATGTCATGTAGGAATTCATACTGGGGAAGAACCCTATAAATGTAAGTATTGTGGTAAAGCTTTCTCTTCTGTAACTTACCTCCAATGTCATGAAAGAAttcatactggggaaaaaccctatgaatgtcaGCAATGTGGAGAGGCTTTTTGTCTTTCCCAATCTCTTAGACGTCATAAAAATATGCATAGTGGGGGCAAAtcctatgaatgtaagcaatgtgggaaagctttcgtTGCTCTAGATACCCTCCAATATCATGAAAGAActcatactggggaaaaacccAATGAATGTCAGCAATGTGGGAAAGACTTCAGTTGTACCTCACATCTTCAAAGACATAAAAGAACTCACAATGGAAAGAGGACTCATGAATAA
- the LOC129149406 gene encoding zinc finger protein 14-like isoform X4: protein MGFPGSHPEETLHRCDAGNLLEPGITCILEEKGEDHDTEDKYEYHGMNLSSHTVERVCTRKDGIRCRENFSQIPSHNEKRETPIEIKQPKVTLCRQIFMLYLSLNNHLSSHIGPNLYLCQEYDENPYEDKEAEETFRHPHNIRSNEGSPCGKAFYYSTSLRNHERTHTAERRYECKVCGKVFSYSTSLQNHKRTHTGEKPYDCKQCGKAFFTLRAFRYHERIHTGVKPYECKQCGKAFMVLSTLQRHERIHTGEKPYKCKHCGKTFANVSSVHCHERIHTGEKPYECKHCGKAFLALGALRHHERIHTGEKPYKCNHCGKAFSYASSLRCHEKIHTGTKSYECKQCGKAFFALASLQRHERIHTGEKPYECKHCGKTFANVSSVHCHERIHTGEKPYECKQCGKAFVALGNLRHHERIHTGEKPYKCKHCDKCFANLTSLRCHVGIHTGEEPYKCKYCGKAFSSVTYLQCHERIHTGEKPYECQQCGEAFCLSQSLRRHKNMHSGGKSYECKQCGKAFVALDTLQYHERTHTGEKPNECQQCGKDFSCTSHLQRHKRTHNGKRTHE from the exons ATGGGCTTTCCTGGATCCCACCCAGAAGAAACTCTACACAGATGTGATGCTGGAAACCTTCTGGAACCTGGCATCA CATGTATCTTAGAAGAAAAAGGTGAAGACCATGACACTGAAGATAAGTATGAATATCATGGGATGAATCTTAG CAGTCATACGGTAGAGAGAGTCTGTACCAGGAAGGATGGTATTCGATGCAGAGAAAACTTCAGCCAGATTCCAAGTCATAATGAAAAGAGGGAAACTCCTATTGAAATAAAACAACCTAAAGTCACCTTGTGTAGGCAAATATTCATGCTTTACTTATCCTTGAATAATCACTTGAGCTCTCATATTGGACCCAACCTATACCTGTGTCAAGAATATGACGAAAACCCTTATGAAGATAAGGAAGCTGAGGAAACTTTCAGGCATCCCCACAATATTCGAAGCAATGAAGGCAGCCCCTGTGGGAAAGCTTTCTACTATTCAACCTCCCTTAGAAATCATGAAAGAACTCATACTGCGGAAAGACGCTATGAATGTAAAGTTTGTGGTAAAGTTTTCTCTTATTCAACTTCCCTCCAAAATCATAAAAGAActcatactggggaaaaaccGTATGATTGTAAACAGTGTGGAAAAGCCTTCTTTACTCTACGTGCCTTCCGATATCATGAAAGAATTCATACTGGGgtaaaaccctatgaatgtaagcaatgtgggaaagctttcatGGTTCTAAGTACCCTCCAACGTCACGAAAGAAttcatactggggaaaaaccctatAAATGTAAACATTGTGGCAAAACTTTCGCTAATGTATCTTCTGTCCATTGTCATGAAAGAAttcatactggggaaaaaccctatgaatgtaagcattGTGGCAAAGCTTTCCTTGCTCTAGGTGCCCTCCGACATCATGAAAGAAttcatactggggaaaaaccttataaatgtaaCCATTGTGGTAAAGCTTTCTCTTATGCATCTTCTCTCCGATGTCATGAAAAAATTCATACTGGGACAAAAtcctatgaatgtaagcaatgtgggaaagctttcttTGCTCTAGCTTCCCTCCAACGTCATGAAAGAATTCATACAGgggaaaaaccctatgaatgtaagcattGTGGCAAAACTTTCGCTAATGTATCGTCTGTCCATTGTCATGAAAGAAttcatactggggaaaaaccctatgaatgtaagcaatgtgggaaagcttttgtTGCTCTAGGTAACCTCCGACATCATGAAAGAAttcatactggggaaaaaccctatAAATGTAAGCATTGTGACAAATGTTTTGCTAATCTAACTTCCCTTCGATGTCATGTAGGAATTCATACTGGGGAAGAACCCTATAAATGTAAGTATTGTGGTAAAGCTTTCTCTTCTGTAACTTACCTCCAATGTCATGAAAGAAttcatactggggaaaaaccctatgaatgtcaGCAATGTGGAGAGGCTTTTTGTCTTTCCCAATCTCTTAGACGTCATAAAAATATGCATAGTGGGGGCAAAtcctatgaatgtaagcaatgtgggaaagctttcgtTGCTCTAGATACCCTCCAATATCATGAAAGAActcatactggggaaaaacccAATGAATGTCAGCAATGTGGGAAAGACTTCAGTTGTACCTCACATCTTCAAAGACATAAAAGAACTCACAATGGAAAGAGGACTCATGAATAA